In Candidatus Nomurabacteria bacterium, the following proteins share a genomic window:
- a CDS encoding phage holin family protein produces the protein MLRLINKLLLTALTLLVVAAYIPGIEIDGFYPAIIAAITIGLLNLFVRPVLFILTLPITVITLGLFMIIINAALFWFAASFIEGFAVASFLHALLGSLIVSVVSAVGNKYL, from the coding sequence ATGCTAAGGTTAATAAATAAATTACTACTTACGGCTCTGACCTTACTTGTTGTAGCAGCTTACATACCAGGGATTGAGATTGACGGTTTCTATCCAGCTATTATAGCGGCTATAACCATAGGTTTGTTGAATCTATTCGTTAGACCAGTGCTATTTATCCTCACTCTCCCTATTACAGTCATCACATTAGGGCTCTTTATGATTATTATTAATGCAGCGTTATTTTGGTTTGCCGCCTCCTTCATAGAAGGTTTTGCCGTCGCCTCATTTTTACACGCTTTACTTGGTTCACTTATTGTCTCGGTGGTTAGTGCGGTAGGAAATAAGTATCTCTAA
- a CDS encoding helix-turn-helix domain-containing protein: MSVQIEIDGIKMLSLKLAAKQVSYSRDYISKLARDKKIVATQVGRHWFIDIVSLERFIDSVNLEQSIRKHHLSHERRRELNIKQEVQSIVSGVNIAVKLAEQRSLFISAFVMLLGFFVGGVIYSNADINSYYKNIWINQNIESTSLVAQTAREVNLSPEVSTLLSSGNTEYPIFFDESETRDVGMDNGGVFLLSPGSAYSDEDIKKMFSDPVKIEYTGENAGIISYQNQDGEIMEYPFVSVPTSKKTLSNAGP; the protein is encoded by the coding sequence ATGTCTGTACAAATTGAAATTGACGGAATAAAAATGCTTTCTCTCAAGCTCGCGGCAAAGCAAGTCTCTTACTCGCGTGATTATATTTCCAAACTGGCGCGTGACAAAAAAATAGTAGCAACACAAGTTGGCCGTCATTGGTTTATTGATATAGTTTCACTTGAGCGTTTCATTGATTCTGTAAATTTAGAGCAGTCGATCAGGAAACATCACCTTAGTCACGAAAGAAGACGTGAATTAAATATAAAGCAGGAGGTGCAGTCTATAGTTTCGGGTGTAAATATAGCTGTTAAGTTAGCTGAGCAAAGGTCTTTGTTTATTTCTGCTTTTGTTATGTTGCTTGGTTTTTTTGTGGGTGGTGTTATTTATTCGAATGCCGATATAAATTCTTATTATAAAAATATTTGGATTAACCAAAACATAGAATCAACTTCTTTGGTTGCGCAAACAGCACGTGAAGTAAATCTATCGCCAGAGGTTTCAACTCTACTTTCATCAGGGAATACAGAGTACCCGATCTTTTTCGATGAAAGTGAAACTCGGGATGTGGGAATGGATAATGGCGGGGTATTTTTGTTGTCACCTGGTAGCGCTTACAGTGATGAAGATATAAAAAAGATGTTTTCTGATCCTGTAAAAATTGAATATACAGGTGAAAATGCAGGGATAATTTCATACCAGAATCAGGATGGAGAAATAATGGAGTATCCTTTTGTGTCCGTACCAACGTCTAAAAAAACCTTAAGTAACGCCGGTCCATAA
- the obgE gene encoding GTPase ObgE produces MFVDQITIYAKAGDGGDGVVRWNREKFKPKGGPAGGNGGRGGSIVMRAVRDVNLLAKYTGEKKFEAEKGGDGMNKNLHGKNGENLVVDIPVGSIVTDEARGRVYEFMSEGQTEIIFKGGRGGLGNRHFRSAINQAPEESTLGKKGEEGTVTVTLSLVVDVGLIGKPNAGKSTLLNTLTNANSKIGSYPFTTIEPHLGDLNGYVLADIPGLIAGASSGKGLGHTFLRHVTHTKMLLHLISVEEDDVLSSYQAIRDELFAYDTSLVNKEEWVIITKIDLINKAKLDELMGAIDKIAKRVLAISVNSGVGIKELQTALSKHLLES; encoded by the coding sequence ATGTTTGTAGATCAGATTACAATTTACGCAAAAGCCGGAGATGGTGGAGATGGAGTGGTGCGTTGGAATAGAGAAAAGTTTAAGCCTAAAGGCGGTCCGGCTGGTGGTAATGGCGGACGAGGAGGAAGCATAGTTATGCGGGCTGTTCGTGATGTAAATCTTTTAGCCAAATACACTGGTGAAAAAAAATTTGAAGCAGAAAAAGGTGGTGATGGAATGAATAAAAATCTTCATGGAAAAAATGGTGAGAATTTGGTTGTTGATATACCGGTGGGGTCTATTGTGACTGATGAGGCGCGGGGCCGAGTTTATGAATTTATGTCGGAAGGGCAGACGGAAATTATTTTTAAGGGTGGACGTGGGGGTCTTGGGAATAGACACTTCAGATCAGCTATCAACCAGGCACCTGAAGAATCGACTCTAGGAAAAAAGGGAGAGGAGGGAACAGTAACCGTCACATTGTCGTTAGTTGTTGATGTCGGTTTGATTGGTAAGCCGAACGCTGGTAAATCTACCTTACTCAACACACTCACTAATGCTAATTCTAAGATAGGCTCTTATCCTTTTACAACAATAGAACCTCATCTTGGAGATCTCAACGGATATGTCCTGGCGGACATCCCTGGTCTCATAGCTGGAGCGTCATCAGGTAAGGGGTTAGGACATACTTTTTTAAGGCATGTTACGCATACTAAGATGCTTCTCCATTTGATTTCCGTTGAGGAAGACGATGTTTTGAGCAGCTATCAGGCGATTCGAGACGAGCTTTTTGCCTACGATACTAGCCTAGTGAACAAGGAGGAGTGGGTTATTATTACTAAAATAGACCTTATAAATAAGGCTAAATTAGATGAACTAATGGGCGCTATTGACAAAATTGCGAAGCGTGTGCTTGCCATATCAGTTAATAGTGGTGTAGGTATAAAAGAACTGCAAACGGCTCTAAGCAAGCATCTACTTGAAAGTTAA
- the gatB gene encoding Asp-tRNA(Asn)/Glu-tRNA(Gln) amidotransferase subunit GatB produces MSKNYTATIGLEVHAELKTESKMFCGCKNDPHNSQPNLYTCPICLGHPGTLPAPNEDAVAKVLLFGKAVNSSAATYSEFDRKNYFYPDIPKAYQISQYAFPFLTGGVLADVELTRVHLEEDTARSQHDHDGVSLVDFNRAGVPLMELVTEPVIHDAGTAGRFARELQLLLQTINISDAQMERGEMRIEANISVSKTDKLGTKVEVKNLNSFKSVESAIAYEVQRQIRLLEEGGVVEQETRGWDEVKLRTYTQRKKESAKDYRYFPDPDLTKINTPEYNLFSESRLSEILPVLPNEKRLKYSDIGLPAAQIELIISTRVIDDFFCELLETFNDLSNDVVKLSANYLTSDILSMIDLEESRKLSLSVPNFAKLMIILNKGSINSRVAKHLLRELLETDFDPEKIAEERGLLQTFNPEALLPTVREIIAEFPEVVADYKAGKEASIQFLVGQGMKKTKGAANPGLLLDLLRQELK; encoded by the coding sequence ATGAGTAAAAATTATACTGCTACCATTGGACTTGAAGTCCATGCTGAGTTAAAGACAGAAAGTAAGATGTTTTGTGGATGTAAAAACGATCCTCACAATAGTCAACCTAATTTGTATACTTGCCCAATCTGTTTAGGTCATCCCGGTACACTTCCTGCGCCAAACGAAGATGCTGTTGCGAAGGTGCTTCTCTTTGGAAAGGCAGTCAACTCTAGTGCGGCCACCTACTCAGAGTTTGATAGGAAAAATTATTTCTACCCTGACATCCCTAAGGCGTACCAAATCAGTCAGTATGCTTTTCCATTTTTAACAGGTGGAGTTTTAGCTGATGTAGAGTTAACAAGAGTTCATCTTGAAGAAGATACAGCAAGAAGTCAGCATGACCATGATGGTGTCAGTCTTGTAGATTTTAATCGGGCAGGTGTGCCACTAATGGAACTAGTTACAGAACCAGTCATACATGATGCTGGTACTGCCGGGAGGTTTGCTAGAGAGCTACAACTACTACTCCAAACCATCAACATATCTGACGCACAAATGGAAAGAGGAGAGATGCGTATCGAAGCAAATATTTCTGTCAGTAAAACCGACAAACTTGGTACTAAAGTAGAAGTAAAAAATTTAAATTCTTTTAAGTCGGTTGAAAGTGCCATAGCGTATGAGGTTCAGCGGCAAATTAGACTACTTGAAGAAGGGGGGGTGGTAGAACAAGAAACCAGAGGTTGGGATGAGGTCAAATTACGTACTTACACACAAAGAAAAAAAGAAAGTGCTAAGGATTATCGGTATTTCCCAGACCCTGACCTTACTAAGATAAATACACCAGAGTACAATCTGTTTAGTGAGTCTCGTTTATCCGAGATACTCCCTGTTTTACCGAACGAAAAGCGCTTAAAATATAGTGATATCGGACTTCCAGCCGCTCAGATTGAGCTTATAATCAGCACACGTGTTATAGACGATTTTTTTTGTGAGCTTCTTGAGACCTTTAATGATTTAAGCAATGATGTTGTAAAGCTATCAGCAAATTATCTTACTTCTGATATACTATCCATGATTGATTTGGAAGAATCTAGAAAGCTTAGTCTATCTGTTCCTAATTTTGCTAAGCTCATGATTATCCTCAATAAAGGGTCAATTAATTCTCGAGTAGCCAAGCATTTATTAAGGGAGCTTCTAGAGACCGATTTTGACCCTGAGAAGATAGCTGAGGAAAGAGGTTTACTTCAGACATTCAACCCCGAAGCTTTGTTGCCAACTGTTCGAGAAATCATAGCTGAATTTCCAGAGGTGGTAGCTGACTATAAAGCTGGAAAAGAAGCTTCTATACAATTTTTGGTTGGTCAAGGTATGAAGAAAACTAAAGGAGCCGCTAACCCGGGTCTTCTACTGGATTTGTTAAGGCAAGAACTTAAGTAG